The following coding sequences lie in one Micromonospora sp. R77 genomic window:
- the cydD gene encoding thiol reductant ABC exporter subunit CydD — MSRRPFDPRLLRRVPAARRDLAVLAVLGGLTALLVVAQATTLATVLANAVDGRLHRSALAGVAAVAARALVGWAQGTVAARAAATVKAALRADLLGAVGRHGPGWVAGQRAGQLATLAGRGLDALDAYFTGYLPQLVLSVTVPIAVLARIVLADWSSALIIAVTIPLIPVFGALLGWQAQAATERQWRRLALLGGHFLDMVAGLPTLRAFGRHRAQTEVVRRMADGHRQATMKTLRIAFLSALVLELVATLSVALVAVPVGIRLLGGGITLSTALLVLLLTPEAYLPLRAAGSRFHASMEGLTALDEALTVSAVPAAAEGRAAGGSRPAPDGRGEIRFESVTVQYERTTALRDVTLTIRPGERIAVIGPSGAGKSTLLGLLLGFVTPTAGRMTVDGVDLADVDLDEWRRQVAWVPQRAHLFAATLADNIRLGAPDTPDDVLAGAVTDAALDEVVAALPDGLGTVLGERGHGLSSGQRQRVALARAFLRDAPLVLLDEPTARLDSASEAVVLAATRRLVAGRTALLVAHRPALLEDADRILRVADGRVTELTPVPAGEASR; from the coding sequence GTGAGCCGCCGCCCGTTCGACCCGCGTCTGCTGCGCCGGGTCCCCGCGGCCCGGCGCGACCTCGCCGTGCTCGCGGTCCTCGGCGGGCTCACCGCGCTGCTGGTGGTCGCGCAGGCCACCACCCTGGCGACGGTGCTGGCGAACGCGGTCGACGGGCGGCTGCACCGGTCGGCGCTGGCCGGCGTCGCGGCGGTGGCCGCCCGCGCGCTGGTCGGCTGGGCCCAGGGCACCGTCGCGGCCCGGGCCGCGGCCACCGTGAAGGCGGCGCTGCGCGCGGACCTGCTCGGCGCGGTCGGCCGGCACGGTCCCGGCTGGGTCGCCGGCCAGCGGGCCGGCCAGCTCGCCACCCTCGCCGGGCGCGGCCTGGACGCCCTGGACGCCTACTTCACCGGCTATCTCCCCCAGCTCGTGCTGAGCGTGACCGTGCCGATCGCCGTGCTCGCCCGGATCGTCCTCGCGGACTGGAGCTCGGCGCTGATCATCGCGGTGACCATCCCGCTCATCCCGGTCTTCGGGGCGCTGCTCGGCTGGCAGGCGCAGGCCGCCACCGAACGCCAGTGGCGGCGGCTCGCCCTGCTCGGCGGGCACTTCCTCGACATGGTCGCCGGGCTGCCCACGCTGCGGGCGTTCGGCCGGCACCGGGCCCAGACCGAGGTGGTCCGCCGGATGGCCGACGGGCACCGCCAGGCCACCATGAAGACGCTGCGGATCGCCTTCCTCTCCGCCCTGGTGCTGGAACTCGTCGCCACCCTCTCGGTGGCGCTGGTCGCCGTGCCGGTCGGCATCCGGCTGCTCGGCGGCGGGATCACCCTCTCCACGGCGCTGCTGGTGCTGCTGCTCACCCCGGAGGCGTACCTGCCGCTGCGGGCCGCCGGCAGCCGGTTCCACGCCAGCATGGAGGGGCTGACCGCGCTCGACGAGGCGCTCACCGTCTCCGCCGTCCCGGCCGCCGCCGAGGGCCGGGCCGCCGGCGGGTCCCGGCCCGCGCCCGACGGTCGCGGCGAGATCCGCTTCGAGTCGGTGACCGTCCAGTACGAGCGGACCACCGCGCTGCGGGACGTCACGTTGACCATCCGCCCCGGCGAGCGGATCGCCGTCATCGGGCCCAGCGGCGCCGGCAAGAGCACACTGCTCGGCCTGCTGCTCGGCTTCGTCACCCCGACCGCCGGCCGGATGACCGTGGACGGCGTCGACCTCGCCGACGTCGACCTCGACGAGTGGCGCCGGCAGGTCGCCTGGGTGCCGCAGCGGGCACACCTCTTCGCCGCCACGCTGGCCGACAACATCCGCCTCGGCGCACCGGACACCCCCGACGACGTCCTGGCCGGCGCGGTCACCGACGCCGCACTGGACGAGGTGGTCGCCGCCCTGCCCGACGGGCTCGGCACCGTGCTCGGCGAACGCGGGCACGGCCTGTCCAGCGGTCAGCGGCAACGGGTGGCGCTGGCCCGGGCGTTCCTCCGGGACGCCCCGCTGGTGCTGCTCGACGAGCCGACCGCCCGGCTGGACAGTGCCAGCGAGGCCGTCGTACTGGCCGCCACCCGGCGACTGGTCGCGGGGCGGACGGCGCTGCTGGTCGCGCACCGGCCGGCGCTGCTGGAGGACGCCGACCGGATCCTGCGGGTCGCCGACGGCCGGGTCACCGAGCTGACCCCGGTACCCGCCGGCGAGGCGAGCCGATGA
- a CDS encoding cytochrome ubiquinol oxidase subunit I, with amino-acid sequence MDTLLLARLQFATTTSIHFLFVVVTLGLVTLLVGLQTAALVTGKPVYERLTRFWGQLYVINYVLGIATGIVMEFQFGLNWSGLSRYVGNVFGAPLAMETLVAFFLESTFLGMWIFGWHRLRRGVHLALLWGVALTAYASAFWIMVANSWLQHPVGYELRDGVAHLTDFGALLTNPTLGFALGHVVSAGLVAGGMLMAAVSAWHLLRRTPDFDLHRTALRLGVLTAAVSVVFLIGFGFAQFGPINRVQPTKYGGGPGRDALVAGWTARFGPGDYTPPVLSSVGLGFMILIGFALFAGLLLVPLLARDAIIRLRFPLWLILLALPLPFVAVLLGWIAREVGRQPWVAYGLLPTGQAVSPVGPGVMLASLIGFTLLLGALAGTNWVLLARHAARGAADPALGRPPAPDTDPHPDPVFA; translated from the coding sequence ATGGACACCCTGCTCCTCGCCCGCCTCCAGTTCGCCACCACCACCTCGATCCACTTCCTCTTCGTGGTGGTCACCCTGGGTCTGGTCACCCTGCTGGTGGGGCTGCAGACCGCAGCCCTCGTCACCGGCAAGCCGGTCTACGAGCGCCTGACCCGCTTCTGGGGCCAGCTCTACGTGATCAACTACGTGCTCGGCATCGCCACCGGCATCGTGATGGAGTTCCAGTTCGGGCTGAACTGGAGCGGGCTGTCCCGCTACGTCGGCAACGTCTTCGGTGCCCCGCTGGCCATGGAGACGCTGGTCGCGTTCTTCCTCGAGTCGACGTTCCTCGGCATGTGGATCTTCGGCTGGCACCGGCTGCGTCGGGGCGTACACCTCGCGCTGCTCTGGGGCGTGGCGCTGACCGCGTACGCCTCGGCGTTCTGGATCATGGTGGCCAACTCCTGGCTGCAGCACCCGGTCGGCTACGAACTGCGCGACGGCGTCGCCCACCTCACCGACTTCGGCGCGCTGCTCACCAACCCCACCCTCGGCTTCGCCCTCGGCCACGTGGTCTCCGCCGGGCTGGTCGCCGGCGGCATGCTGATGGCGGCGGTGAGCGCCTGGCACCTGCTCCGGCGTACCCCAGACTTCGACCTGCACCGGACGGCGCTGCGGCTCGGGGTGCTCACCGCCGCGGTCTCGGTGGTCTTCCTGATCGGCTTCGGCTTCGCCCAGTTCGGCCCGATCAACCGGGTGCAGCCGACGAAGTACGGCGGCGGCCCCGGCCGGGACGCGCTGGTCGCCGGGTGGACCGCGCGGTTCGGCCCCGGCGACTACACCCCGCCGGTGCTCTCCAGCGTCGGGCTCGGCTTCATGATCCTGATCGGGTTCGCGCTCTTCGCCGGCCTGCTGCTGGTGCCGCTGCTCGCCCGGGACGCGATCATCCGGCTGCGCTTCCCGCTCTGGCTGATCCTGCTCGCCCTGCCGCTGCCCTTCGTCGCGGTGCTGCTCGGCTGGATCGCCCGGGAGGTGGGTCGCCAGCCCTGGGTGGCGTACGGGCTGCTGCCCACCGGTCAGGCGGTCTCCCCGGTCGGTCCCGGCGTGATGCTCGCCTCGCTGATCGGCTTCACCCTGCTGCTCGGTGCCCTCGCCGGCACCAACTGGGTGCTGCTCGCCCGGCACGCCGCCCGGGGCGCCGCCGACCCGGCCCTCGGCCGGCCCCCCGCACCCGACACCGACCCCCACCCGGACCCCGTCTTCGCCTGA
- a CDS encoding cytochrome d ubiquinol oxidase subunit II, producing MELAWYALLGLFLAGYLVLGGYDYGVGLLLTRAGTPAARRTALTAVGPFFLGNEVWLVAALGILFGAFPTLEGELLSGLYPAVLGALVGVVLVTAGVQLRSRPAGGAARAGWDRVVTAGSALAALGWGALLGGLLQGVPLRADGHVAGLGHLFTPFAAATGLAMVTLVAAQGATFLTLRLPAADAARVARLARRLIPVAVAAVGTAALLGALSDRVRAAVAQPAAAVLLLSVLVAALLAARRRSGGGGRASPSRPPAWRWRCRWCWSGRPSGPGCWSPWSSRTPG from the coding sequence GTGGAACTCGCCTGGTACGCCCTGCTCGGCCTCTTCCTCGCCGGCTACCTGGTCCTCGGCGGCTACGACTACGGCGTCGGGCTGCTGCTGACCCGGGCCGGTACGCCGGCCGCCCGCCGCACCGCGCTCACCGCCGTCGGGCCGTTCTTCCTCGGCAACGAGGTCTGGCTGGTGGCGGCCCTCGGCATCCTCTTCGGGGCCTTCCCCACCCTGGAGGGCGAACTGCTCTCCGGGCTCTATCCGGCGGTGCTCGGCGCGCTGGTCGGCGTCGTCCTGGTCACCGCCGGCGTGCAGCTGCGCAGCCGCCCGGCCGGCGGGGCGGCCCGGGCCGGCTGGGACCGGGTGGTGACGGCCGGCAGTGCACTCGCCGCGCTGGGCTGGGGCGCGCTGCTCGGCGGGCTGCTCCAGGGCGTACCGCTGCGGGCCGACGGGCACGTCGCCGGGCTGGGTCACCTGTTCACCCCGTTCGCCGCCGCCACCGGGCTCGCGATGGTGACGCTGGTCGCCGCGCAGGGTGCGACGTTCCTCACCCTCCGGCTCCCGGCCGCCGACGCCGCCCGGGTCGCCCGGCTGGCCCGACGGCTGATCCCGGTGGCGGTCGCCGCGGTCGGCACGGCCGCCCTCCTCGGCGCGCTCTCCGACCGGGTACGCGCCGCCGTGGCGCAGCCGGCTGCCGCCGTACTCCTGCTGTCTGTGCTGGTGGCGGCGTTGCTGGCGGCGCGGCGGCGCTCGGGAGGCGGCGGCCGGGCGTCGCCTTCGCGGCCACCGGCGTGGCGCTGGCGCTGCCGGTGGTGCTGGTCGGGGCGGCCCTCTGGCCCTGGGTGCTGGTCTCCATGGTCGAGCCGGACGCCGGGCTGA
- a CDS encoding permease prefix domain 1-containing protein, translating into MGGCEDVRVQDRLRELSGRLSGPARLKADLLTEARHALLDAAEAYRKGGLSPAEAERRAVAEFGTAAQLAPAYQAELAAGASRGLAWRALVVALVLTVGGDLTWRGSSWSDGPRPPGGYLLLSAALNWIWLVVAALALAGLALAGWSARRGDVPTVVRAWGLGLTGVLVLGAGAGVGVFAWSVALWDEALTWPPMIIGAALVGTADVALGRAARLWLAATP; encoded by the coding sequence ATGGGGGGCTGCGAGGACGTACGCGTCCAGGACCGGCTGCGTGAGCTGTCCGGGCGGCTGTCCGGACCGGCACGACTCAAGGCCGACCTGCTGACCGAGGCGCGGCACGCGCTGCTGGACGCCGCCGAGGCGTACCGGAAGGGTGGCCTGTCGCCGGCGGAGGCCGAGCGGCGGGCGGTGGCCGAGTTCGGCACGGCGGCGCAGCTCGCGCCGGCCTACCAGGCCGAGTTGGCGGCCGGCGCGTCGCGTGGGCTGGCGTGGCGCGCACTGGTGGTGGCGCTGGTGCTGACCGTCGGCGGCGACCTCACCTGGCGCGGGTCGAGCTGGAGCGACGGCCCCCGACCACCCGGTGGCTACCTGCTGCTCTCCGCCGCGCTGAACTGGATCTGGCTGGTGGTCGCCGCGCTCGCCCTCGCCGGCCTGGCGCTCGCCGGGTGGTCGGCGCGGCGCGGCGACGTCCCCACCGTCGTCCGCGCCTGGGGACTGGGCCTGACCGGTGTGCTCGTGCTCGGGGCGGGGGCCGGGGTCGGCGTCTTCGCCTGGTCGGTCGCGCTCTGGGACGAGGCCCTGACCTGGCCGCCGATGATCATCGGGGCGGCGCTGGTGGGCACGGCTGACGTCGCGCTCGGCCGGGCCGCCCGGCTCTGGCTCGCCGCCACCCCCTGA
- a CDS encoding aldehyde dehydrogenase family protein encodes MSERVAVRKTYKLFIGGKFPRSESGRSYLVQDSNVSLASRKDARDAVVAARAAVKGWAGATAYNRGQILYRVAEMLEGRRDQFVALGLPADEVDAAIDRWVWYAGWADKLAQVYGGANPVAGPYFNLSAPEPTGVVAVVAPEQPALLGLVSVIAPAIVTGNTVVVAASPAAPLAAVTLAEVLATSDLPGGVVNILTGRITETVPTLAAHMDVNAIDLTGVTDAELAVDLEVKAAENLKRVLRPAPADHDWFAGPGVSRMTVLLETKTVWHPKGV; translated from the coding sequence ATGTCTGAGCGGGTCGCGGTACGCAAGACGTACAAGCTCTTCATCGGGGGCAAGTTCCCCCGCAGTGAGTCGGGACGGTCGTATCTCGTGCAGGACTCCAACGTCTCCCTGGCCTCCCGCAAGGACGCGCGGGACGCCGTCGTCGCCGCCCGCGCCGCCGTGAAGGGGTGGGCCGGGGCGACCGCGTACAACCGGGGTCAGATCCTCTACCGGGTCGCCGAGATGCTGGAGGGCCGGCGCGACCAGTTCGTCGCCCTCGGCCTGCCGGCCGACGAGGTCGACGCCGCGATCGACCGCTGGGTCTGGTACGCCGGCTGGGCCGACAAGCTCGCCCAGGTGTACGGCGGCGCGAACCCGGTCGCCGGGCCGTACTTCAACCTCTCGGCGCCCGAGCCGACCGGCGTGGTGGCCGTGGTGGCCCCGGAGCAGCCGGCACTGCTCGGCCTGGTCAGCGTGATCGCCCCGGCGATCGTCACCGGCAACACGGTGGTGGTGGCCGCCTCCCCGGCGGCGCCGCTGGCGGCGGTGACCCTGGCCGAGGTGCTGGCCACCTCCGACCTGCCCGGCGGTGTGGTCAACATCCTCACCGGGAGGATCACCGAGACGGTGCCGACGCTGGCCGCGCACATGGACGTCAACGCGATCGACCTGACCGGGGTGACCGACGCCGAGCTGGCCGTCGACCTGGAGGTCAAGGCCGCGGAGAACCTGAAGCGGGTGCTCCGGCCCGCACCGGCCGACCACGACTGGTTCGCCGGTCCGGGGGTCAGCCGGATGACTGTGCTGTTGGAGACGAAGACGGTCTGGCATCCCAAGGGGGTGTGA
- a CDS encoding cytochrome d ubiquinol oxidase subunit II: MALALPVVLVGAALWPWVLVSMVEPDAGLTVAEAAASGPTLRLLGWLALPLLPALLGFQAMCWWVFRGRTDGRAPVYW; encoded by the coding sequence GTGGCGCTGGCGCTGCCGGTGGTGCTGGTCGGGGCGGCCCTCTGGCCCTGGGTGCTGGTCTCCATGGTCGAGCCGGACGCCGGGCTGACCGTCGCCGAGGCCGCCGCCAGCGGGCCCACGCTGCGGCTGCTGGGCTGGCTCGCGCTGCCGCTCCTGCCGGCCCTACTAGGCTTTCAGGCGATGTGCTGGTGGGTGTTCCGGGGACGGACCGACGGTAGGGCACCGGTGTACTGGTGA
- a CDS encoding PadR family transcriptional regulator, whose translation MKAQELHGHLDALLLAVLEQGELHGYAIIEALRARSGGALDLPTGTIYPALRRLERAGLVASSWSTVNGRERRTYQLTEAGGRALAGERAGWREFSATIGRFLGTTPPPTAPA comes from the coding sequence ATGAAGGCGCAGGAGCTGCACGGACACCTGGACGCGCTGCTGCTGGCGGTCCTGGAACAGGGCGAGCTGCACGGCTACGCGATCATCGAGGCGCTGCGGGCGCGCAGCGGCGGCGCCCTCGACCTGCCCACCGGCACCATCTATCCGGCGCTGCGTCGACTGGAGCGCGCCGGCCTGGTGGCGAGCTCCTGGAGCACGGTCAACGGGCGGGAGCGCCGGACGTACCAGCTGACCGAGGCGGGTGGGCGGGCGTTGGCGGGCGAGCGGGCCGGCTGGCGCGAGTTCAGCGCCACCATCGGCCGCTTCCTCGGCACCACCCCACCCCCCACCGCCCCCGCCTGA
- a CDS encoding M56 family metallopeptidase, with protein MAYALHFAASMLACYLTAQALSHSTWPWAAPRVAIVCWQAVGLALGLSAMGVPMALGLAAYDRPTGGALLALATDLLHGTLPAGLGAVHLGLVGVGFGIGAVLVTTTVRSVHASVRAQRRHRDLLTLVARRDPTVPGALVLDHPSAAAYCLPGMKPRVVVSAGTLSLLDRAELAAVLTHERAHAQERHDLVLLPFTALCRALPWFGWVREAYERVALLVEMRADDKARELHAEAPLAGALRRFAACGDRITPAGTLGLGDRDLDVRVRRLLVAGRPPRLIGATALTVAATLVAMPISMFLS; from the coding sequence GTGGCGTACGCCCTGCACTTCGCCGCGTCGATGCTGGCCTGCTATCTCACCGCGCAGGCCCTGTCCCACTCCACCTGGCCGTGGGCCGCACCCCGGGTCGCCATCGTCTGCTGGCAGGCGGTCGGGCTGGCGCTCGGCCTCTCCGCGATGGGCGTGCCGATGGCGCTCGGCCTGGCCGCCTACGACCGGCCGACCGGCGGCGCACTGCTGGCACTCGCCACCGACCTGCTGCACGGCACCCTCCCGGCCGGGCTGGGCGCCGTGCACCTCGGGCTGGTCGGGGTCGGCTTCGGCATCGGCGCGGTGCTGGTCACCACGACCGTCCGCAGCGTCCACGCGAGCGTACGGGCCCAGCGCCGGCACCGGGACCTACTCACCCTGGTCGCCCGCCGCGACCCCACGGTGCCCGGCGCGCTGGTGCTGGACCACCCGAGTGCGGCGGCGTACTGCCTGCCGGGGATGAAGCCTCGGGTGGTGGTCAGCGCCGGCACGCTGAGCCTGCTGGACCGCGCCGAGCTGGCGGCGGTGCTCACCCACGAGCGGGCGCACGCGCAGGAGCGGCACGACCTGGTGCTGCTGCCGTTCACCGCGCTCTGCCGGGCGCTGCCGTGGTTCGGCTGGGTCCGGGAGGCGTACGAGCGGGTGGCGCTGCTGGTCGAGATGCGCGCCGACGACAAGGCCCGCGAGCTGCACGCCGAGGCGCCGCTGGCCGGTGCGCTGCGCCGGTTCGCCGCCTGCGGGGACCGGATCACCCCGGCCGGGACGCTCGGCCTGGGCGACCGCGACCTGGACGTACGGGTGCGGCGACTGCTGGTGGCGGGCCGGCCGCCCCGGTTGATCGGCGCGACCGCGCTGACGGTGGCGGCCACCCTGGTCGCGATGCCGATCTCGATGTTCCTGAGCTGA
- a CDS encoding DNA primase, whose amino-acid sequence MARQSPHRPDADEPELDDTTASATADEVDVDRPAADRALWDELRIDPVEIALPAGSGFTLRAYRPARELTPTDVAERDEDDPFLARRQVVETEDDEEVVILDEEFAALSAEEDEQPEGRRKADADEADDEAADDDTEDEADDDEAGDEEVPVFLSHRGRLLLFKTPESLVSFIRSGAPNDLSQLDSWNELSERVEPADIAPLDEDAYELDLVVENLRGGHDTWDPALLIEAGEVARDLAYALRLPAVLDMLSAGSSLDDLDEALRATVNGGIGGFMGRRRLKKIGAQTASLGWRTIVGKISAVVDWRD is encoded by the coding sequence GTGGCCCGCCAGTCGCCCCACCGGCCCGACGCCGACGAGCCCGAGCTCGACGACACCACCGCGTCGGCCACAGCAGACGAGGTCGACGTCGACCGTCCGGCCGCCGACCGCGCGCTCTGGGACGAGCTGCGGATCGACCCGGTGGAGATCGCCCTCCCCGCCGGCAGCGGCTTCACCCTGCGGGCGTACCGGCCGGCGCGGGAGCTGACCCCGACCGACGTCGCCGAGCGCGACGAGGACGACCCGTTCCTGGCCCGCCGCCAGGTCGTCGAGACCGAGGACGACGAGGAGGTGGTGATCCTCGACGAGGAGTTCGCCGCCCTCTCCGCCGAGGAGGACGAGCAGCCCGAGGGGCGCCGCAAGGCGGACGCCGACGAGGCCGACGACGAGGCTGCGGACGACGACACCGAGGACGAGGCCGACGACGACGAGGCCGGCGACGAGGAGGTGCCGGTCTTCCTGAGCCACCGGGGCCGACTGCTGCTGTTCAAGACGCCCGAGTCGCTGGTGAGCTTCATCCGGTCCGGCGCACCCAACGACCTGTCTCAACTGGACAGCTGGAATGAACTGTCCGAACGGGTGGAACCGGCCGACATCGCGCCGCTGGACGAGGACGCCTACGAGCTCGACCTGGTCGTGGAGAACCTGCGGGGCGGGCACGACACCTGGGACCCCGCGCTCCTGATCGAGGCCGGCGAGGTCGCCCGTGACCTGGCGTACGCGCTGCGCCTACCGGCCGTGCTCGACATGCTCTCCGCCGGCTCCAGCCTGGACGACCTGGACGAGGCGTTGCGGGCCACCGTCAACGGCGGGATCGGCGGCTTCATGGGGCGGCGGCGACTCAAGAAAATCGGGGCACAAACCGCAAGTTTGGGTTGGCGCACCATTGTCGGCAAGATCTCTGCTGTCGTGGACTGGCGCGACTGA
- the cydC gene encoding thiol reductant ABC exporter subunit CydC, with protein sequence MSGRTERAVLRLARPYLGRLVGAGLLAAATEFAGLALMATATWLLMSAAGRPPLDRLTVAIVAVRALAISRGVFRYTERLAGHDAVLRMITDVRARVFATLAGRRDTGQRSGDALSRLVSDVEAVQDLLLRVLVPGAAAALVSLLAVGVAALISPPAAGVLAAGLLVAGVALPALATGLTRRAADEVAPLRGALAVDAVDLTHGAADLAAFGATGTALATAEGRARRLARLERRLAATGFAVDATGVLVSGLTAAAVVLVALRAGVGGVLVGVLAVGTLAAVESALALVGAARQHTQLRAGLARVADLLTEPAPVPGSTAPVPAAGADVPGLVASEGAAVPNERLPGGAVPGGAVGGGAVGGGHHVRFDEVLVRYRAGAAPALDRVSLDLPAGRRIAVVGPSGAGKSTLAGVLTGAVRPDAGRVTLDGVELAGWPAEELPRAIGGLLAEAYVFHATVRENLLLGRPQADEEALADAARAAGLLDWVRAQPAGWDTVVGEQGGQLSGGQRQRLALARALLAAPGVLVLDEPTEGLDPAAADTVLASALAATPAGHSVLLISHRLTGLAGLDEIVVLDAGRVVQRGRHDELVAQPGWYRDQWRLQAAAERGYLALNP encoded by the coding sequence ATGAGCGGCCGGACGGAACGGGCGGTGCTGCGGCTGGCCCGGCCCTATCTGGGGCGGCTGGTCGGGGCGGGGCTGCTCGCCGCCGCCACCGAGTTCGCCGGGCTCGCCCTGATGGCCACCGCCACCTGGCTGCTGATGAGCGCCGCCGGCCGTCCCCCGCTGGACCGGCTGACCGTGGCGATCGTCGCGGTGCGGGCGCTGGCCATCAGCCGGGGCGTGTTCCGCTACACCGAACGGCTCGCCGGCCACGACGCCGTGCTGCGCATGATCACCGACGTCCGGGCCCGGGTCTTCGCCACCCTGGCCGGCCGCCGGGACACCGGGCAGCGGTCCGGGGACGCGCTGAGCCGGCTCGTCTCCGACGTAGAGGCCGTCCAGGACCTGCTGCTGCGGGTGCTCGTGCCCGGGGCGGCCGCCGCGCTGGTCAGCCTGCTCGCCGTCGGCGTCGCCGCGCTGATCTCGCCGCCCGCGGCCGGCGTCCTGGCGGCCGGACTGCTGGTCGCAGGGGTGGCGCTGCCCGCGCTGGCCACCGGTCTCACCCGCCGCGCCGCCGACGAGGTGGCCCCGCTGCGCGGGGCGCTCGCCGTGGACGCCGTCGACCTCACCCACGGGGCCGCCGACCTGGCCGCCTTCGGCGCCACCGGCACGGCGCTGGCGACCGCCGAGGGTCGGGCCCGCCGGCTGGCCCGGCTGGAGCGCCGGCTCGCCGCCACCGGCTTCGCGGTCGACGCGACCGGGGTGCTCGTCTCCGGGCTCACCGCCGCCGCCGTGGTGCTCGTCGCGCTCCGCGCCGGGGTCGGCGGGGTGCTGGTCGGGGTGCTGGCCGTCGGCACCCTCGCCGCCGTCGAGAGCGCCCTCGCGCTGGTCGGCGCCGCCCGCCAGCACACCCAGCTCCGCGCCGGGCTGGCCCGCGTCGCCGACCTGCTCACCGAGCCCGCCCCGGTCCCCGGCTCCACCGCACCGGTCCCCGCCGCCGGCGCCGACGTCCCGGGGCTGGTCGCCTCCGAAGGGGCGGCAGTCCCCAACGAGCGACTCCCCGGCGGGGCGGTCCCCGGCGGGGCGGTCGGCGGCGGGGCGGTCGGCGGCGGGCACCATGTGCGGTTCGACGAGGTGCTCGTCCGGTACCGGGCCGGGGCCGCGCCGGCCCTGGACCGGGTGAGCCTCGACCTGCCCGCCGGACGGCGGATCGCCGTGGTCGGGCCCAGCGGGGCCGGCAAGAGCACCCTGGCCGGCGTACTGACCGGCGCGGTCCGGCCCGACGCCGGTCGGGTCACCCTGGACGGGGTCGAGCTGGCCGGCTGGCCCGCCGAGGAGCTGCCCCGGGCGATCGGCGGCCTGCTCGCCGAGGCGTACGTCTTCCACGCCACGGTGCGGGAGAACCTGCTGCTCGGCCGCCCGCAGGCGGACGAGGAGGCGCTGGCCGACGCCGCCCGGGCAGCCGGACTGCTGGACTGGGTACGCGCCCAGCCCGCCGGCTGGGACACCGTGGTCGGCGAGCAGGGCGGACAGCTCTCCGGCGGCCAACGGCAGCGGCTCGCGCTGGCCCGGGCGCTGCTCGCCGCACCGGGCGTGCTGGTGCTGGACGAACCCACCGAGGGGCTCGATCCGGCCGCCGCCGACACGGTGCTCGCCTCGGCGCTGGCCGCCACCCCGGCCGGGCACTCGGTGCTGCTGATCAGCCACCGGCTCACCGGCCTGGCCGGGCTGGACGAGATCGTGGTGCTGGACGCCGGCCGGGTGGTGCAGCGGGGCCGGCACGACGAGCTGGTGGCGCAGCCCGGCTGGTACCGGGACCAGTGGCGGCTCCAGGCCGCGGCGGAACGCGGCTACCTGGCCCTGAACCCCTGA